In one Neobacillus sp. CF12 genomic region, the following are encoded:
- a CDS encoding peptidylprolyl isomerase: protein MAKKGHIQMQNGEKIEFELYPNEAPGTVANFEKLAKEGFYNGLNFHRVIPGFVSQGGCPTGTGTGGPGYTIKCETQGNPHTHVPGSLSMAHAGKDTGGSQFFIVHESQPHLNGVHTVFGKVTSGLEAAKAMRNGDVMEKVEVYDE from the coding sequence TTGGCAAAAAAAGGACACATTCAAATGCAAAACGGTGAAAAAATTGAATTTGAATTATATCCAAACGAAGCACCAGGAACTGTTGCAAACTTTGAAAAGTTAGCAAAAGAAGGATTTTACAACGGGTTAAACTTCCACCGAGTTATTCCTGGATTTGTTAGCCAAGGTGGCTGCCCAACTGGAACTGGAACTGGTGGTCCCGGATACACAATCAAATGTGAAACTCAAGGAAATCCACACACACATGTACCAGGTTCACTTTCTATGGCTCACGCTGGTAAAGATACTGGCGGCAGCCAATTCTTTATCGTTCATGAGTCTCAACCACATCTAAATGGAGTTCACACTGTTTTCGGAAAAGTGACTTCTGGTCTTGAAGCAGCGAAAGCAATGCGCAATGGCGATGTAATGGAGAAAGTGGAAGTATACGACGAATAG
- a CDS encoding divergent polysaccharide deacetylase family protein gives MKRFALTLIPFLLLFMQTPAFAEENHDKQLKAAIIIDDFGGGTGGVRDFLEGDIPITAAVMPFTEHSKKHAEWAHKNGFEVIVHLPMQPKKGKRSWLGPKPITVDLSPKEVKKRVEAALKSVPYAVGMNNHMGSLAVEDEEIVRAIVEVAKERRLYIIDSGTSPKSKFPKVAEEMNVPLLRRDVFLDDISSSSHVRKQMNRLAKITEFTGRGIAIGHVGVTGKVCSLGIFQSMEEFNRRNIKIVPASQLFSTKLTEQYFIP, from the coding sequence ATGAAAAGATTTGCCCTGACACTAATCCCATTTCTATTGCTATTCATGCAAACGCCAGCTTTTGCTGAAGAAAATCATGATAAGCAACTTAAGGCCGCTATTATTATCGATGATTTTGGCGGTGGCACAGGTGGAGTTAGAGATTTTCTTGAAGGAGACATCCCCATCACTGCAGCGGTAATGCCTTTTACTGAACATTCAAAGAAACATGCAGAATGGGCACATAAAAATGGTTTTGAGGTAATCGTCCATTTACCGATGCAGCCCAAAAAAGGGAAGAGATCTTGGCTCGGTCCGAAACCGATTACGGTCGATTTATCACCCAAAGAGGTGAAGAAAAGGGTAGAGGCAGCATTAAAATCGGTTCCATATGCAGTTGGGATGAATAATCATATGGGGTCCCTTGCGGTTGAGGATGAGGAAATCGTAAGAGCAATCGTTGAAGTGGCGAAAGAAAGAAGGTTGTATATTATCGATAGTGGGACAAGCCCTAAATCTAAGTTCCCAAAGGTTGCAGAGGAAATGAATGTGCCACTTTTAAGAAGGGACGTATTCCTTGATGATATATCCTCTTCAAGTCACGTGAGAAAACAAATGAATAGGTTGGCAAAAATTACCGAATTTACTGGTAGAGGAATTGCGATTGGTCATGTTGGTGTAACTGGCAAAGTATGTTCATTGGGGATTTTTCAATCAATGGAAGAATTTAATAGACGAAACATTAAAATAGTGCCAGCCTCACAACTCTTCTCCACTAAATTGACAGAACAATATTTTATACCATAA
- a CDS encoding exodeoxyribonuclease III, producing the protein MKLVSWNVNGLRACVNKGFLDYFREVNADIFCVQETKLQEGQINLELEGYHQYWNYAVKKGYSGTAVFTKKEPISVSYGLRNEESQDEGRILTLEFEGFFLVNVYTPNSQRDLARLSYRLEWEDHVYSHLKELDQVKPVVLCGDLNVAHQEIDLRNPKSNLGNSGFTVEERGKMTALLESGFVDSYRHFYPEKEGAYTWWSYMAKVRERNIGWRIDYFIVSEKLRDFLKTADIHCEIMGSDHCPVVLEFEL; encoded by the coding sequence ATGAAACTAGTTTCTTGGAATGTTAATGGGTTAAGAGCCTGTGTAAATAAGGGGTTTTTAGATTATTTTAGAGAAGTTAATGCAGATATTTTTTGTGTACAGGAGACAAAATTACAGGAAGGGCAAATTAATCTTGAACTAGAGGGGTATCATCAGTACTGGAATTACGCAGTCAAAAAGGGTTATTCAGGTACAGCGGTTTTCACAAAGAAGGAACCAATTTCAGTGAGCTATGGTTTAAGAAATGAGGAATCACAAGATGAAGGAAGAATACTTACCTTAGAATTTGAAGGATTTTTCCTCGTGAATGTTTATACACCGAACTCTCAAAGGGATTTAGCGAGATTAAGCTATCGATTAGAATGGGAGGATCATGTATACTCACATTTGAAAGAATTAGACCAAGTTAAACCTGTAGTATTATGTGGAGATTTAAACGTGGCTCATCAGGAAATTGACTTGAGAAATCCAAAGTCTAATTTAGGGAATTCTGGTTTCACAGTGGAAGAACGTGGAAAGATGACAGCATTGCTCGAGTCTGGATTTGTAGATAGCTACCGTCATTTTTATCCTGAAAAAGAAGGAGCCTACACATGGTGGAGCTACATGGCAAAGGTTCGTGAACGGAATATTGGCTGGCGGATTGATTATTTTATTGTATCTGAAAAACTCCGAGACTTTTTAAAAACTGCAGACATTCATTGTGAAATTATGGGAAGTGATCATTGTCCTGTTGTTTTAGAGTTTGAATTATAA
- a CDS encoding class I SAM-dependent methyltransferase, translating into MMDIKKDVQQQFGKNAGSYVSSPIHKDGKDLEKMTEMAKLTGQEVLLDIATGGGHTANAFAPLVKKLIALDLTAEMLAAAKKFIKNNGHQNVEYIQGDAEKLPFNDISFDIVTCRIAPHHFPNLDAFIEEVHRVLKPGGQFLLDDNVVPESEEFDQFYNTIEKIRDYSHFRAWKKSEWIQKLEESGLEVFEWHRFEKTFHFESWCMNMKLPDSEKTHLIKFILESSKKIKDKFRIVIQDEKIISFVGEAIILRAVKR; encoded by the coding sequence ATGATGGATATAAAAAAAGACGTCCAGCAGCAATTTGGAAAAAATGCAGGATCATACGTTTCCAGTCCCATTCATAAGGATGGAAAAGACCTTGAAAAGATGACCGAAATGGCTAAATTAACTGGTCAGGAAGTTCTGCTTGATATTGCAACAGGCGGTGGGCATACGGCCAATGCTTTTGCACCTTTGGTAAAAAAATTAATAGCATTAGATCTAACTGCAGAAATGTTGGCAGCAGCAAAGAAGTTCATTAAAAACAATGGTCATCAAAATGTGGAATATATTCAAGGAGATGCTGAGAAGCTGCCTTTTAATGATATCTCATTTGATATTGTTACTTGCAGGATTGCGCCACACCATTTTCCGAATTTGGATGCATTTATAGAGGAAGTACATCGAGTATTAAAGCCAGGTGGACAATTTTTATTAGATGATAATGTTGTACCTGAGTCTGAGGAATTTGATCAATTTTACAATACCATCGAGAAAATACGTGATTATAGCCATTTCCGGGCCTGGAAAAAATCTGAATGGATCCAAAAGCTGGAGGAAAGTGGTTTGGAAGTATTTGAATGGCACCGATTTGAGAAGACATTTCATTTTGAATCATGGTGTATGAATATGAAGTTACCAGATTCAGAAAAGACTCATTTAATCAAGTTCATACTAGAATCTTCCAAAAAAATAAAAGATAAATTTAGAATCGTCATACAGGATGAAAAAATTATCTCCTTTGTTGGCGAAGCCATTATATTAAGGGCAGTAAAAAGGTAA
- the prsW gene encoding glutamic-type intramembrane protease PrsW, which produces MLGILLAGVAPGLALLSYFYLKDKYEPEPVSMVVNTFFSGALIIIPIAFIEYVLKIENIVQFNSIYAIFSSGLIEEFFKWTVLFFIAYKSAEFDEPFDGIVYGTSISLGFATAENILYLMNNGMEYALTRALLPVSGHALFGVIMGYYISKAKFTKGQKWPFFLLSILLPVVLHGIFNFLLLHQGSWFAMSPYMVFLWWFSLRKVQLAEVSSYQHFKKNAMIPTGLSLKSGKKLFLPISR; this is translated from the coding sequence ATGTTAGGAATCTTACTCGCTGGTGTTGCCCCTGGTTTAGCTTTATTGAGTTATTTTTATTTAAAAGATAAGTATGAACCAGAACCGGTATCGATGGTAGTAAATACGTTTTTTTCTGGTGCATTGATCATCATTCCAATTGCATTTATTGAATATGTTCTAAAGATAGAAAATATTGTTCAATTTAATTCTATTTATGCTATTTTTTCTTCAGGTTTAATAGAGGAATTTTTTAAATGGACGGTTTTATTTTTCATTGCTTACAAGAGTGCAGAATTTGATGAACCGTTTGATGGGATTGTCTATGGTACCTCCATCTCTTTAGGGTTTGCAACCGCCGAAAATATACTTTATTTAATGAATAATGGGATGGAATATGCACTAACACGCGCATTACTGCCTGTATCAGGCCATGCTTTATTTGGCGTTATTATGGGTTATTATATTAGCAAAGCGAAGTTTACAAAAGGACAGAAATGGCCATTTTTCCTATTATCTATATTGCTTCCAGTCGTTTTACATGGGATCTTTAATTTCTTATTGTTACACCAAGGATCATGGTTTGCTATGTCTCCTTATATGGTATTCCTATGGTGGTTCAGTTTGAGAAAAGTGCAATTAGCGGAAGTATCAAGTTATCAGCATTTCAAAAAGAACGCTATGATTCCAACAGGATTAAGTCTAAAGTCGGGAAAGAAATTATTCCTTCCGATAAGTAGATAG
- a CDS encoding histidine kinase — MKKFPITIPIIIIVIVLAMWMLEKDYSEINMMTRLMISLGAGIFSGLISFFLFRFDKNHTN, encoded by the coding sequence ATGAAAAAATTTCCCATAACCATTCCGATTATAATTATTGTAATAGTGTTGGCGATGTGGATGCTTGAAAAGGACTACTCCGAAATTAACATGATGACTCGATTAATGATTTCTTTAGGTGCAGGCATTTTTTCAGGGCTCATTTCGTTCTTTTTATTTAGGTTTGACAAGAATCATACTAATTAG
- a CDS encoding GNAT family N-acetyltransferase: protein MEIRFAKVSDAPLIHDLMMNAFMIYKDEAPPSSALEETVQFVSTALKEGEECLIGFVDHLPVGMVRFQFIEEGIYFYRLSVIPEKQGQGIAKNLLKSLEEYAFNVGVHTLLCKVRMTVPKNIYLYSSIGYKIYNEEVVHKPNGIKIKVALMQKNLSLLT, encoded by the coding sequence ATGGAGATAAGATTTGCAAAAGTATCGGATGCTCCACTAATTCACGACTTGATGATGAACGCATTTATGATATATAAAGATGAAGCGCCACCATCAAGTGCATTAGAGGAGACCGTTCAATTTGTATCAACTGCTTTAAAAGAAGGTGAGGAGTGCTTAATTGGTTTTGTTGATCATCTACCAGTTGGCATGGTTCGTTTTCAATTTATAGAAGAGGGTATTTATTTTTATAGACTGTCAGTCATCCCAGAAAAACAGGGTCAGGGTATAGCTAAAAACCTATTAAAATCATTAGAAGAATATGCATTTAATGTAGGTGTTCATACTTTACTTTGTAAAGTTCGTATGACTGTGCCTAAGAATATTTATTTATATAGTTCAATCGGATATAAAATATATAATGAGGAAGTTGTACATAAGCCAAATGGTATAAAAATAAAAGTTGCTTTAATGCAGAAAAATTTATCGTTGCTCACCTAA
- a CDS encoding GNAT family N-acetyltransferase yields the protein MYHNKRLIGYGRIISDGIYQTLICDVMVHPKYQKQGIGKKVMKTLLKKCGKEGIKWVQLFCANGKQDFYKKLGFKSRDSEAPGMSLFL from the coding sequence ATATATCATAATAAAAGATTAATAGGATATGGGCGAATTATATCAGATGGGATATATCAAACTTTAATTTGTGATGTAATGGTTCATCCTAAGTATCAAAAACAAGGTATTGGAAAAAAAGTAATGAAAACTTTACTAAAAAAATGCGGTAAAGAAGGAATCAAGTGGGTTCAATTATTTTGTGCAAATGGAAAACAAGATTTTTATAAGAAACTAGGTTTCAAAAGCCGAGATTCTGAAGCTCCAGGCATGTCCTTGTTTTTATAA
- a CDS encoding GNAT family N-acetyltransferase, with the protein MNNFGEIKTFFQGIMDRKEFIFLVLEDDDQPIGYTWIELRIYPDNAFKKAYKSVYVHQISIAENHRKQGFGSKLMDEITDIAKANGISKSKIELDYWFDNEIAKNFYLKNDFVKYREFVYKDISC; encoded by the coding sequence ATGAATAATTTCGGGGAAATTAAGACTTTTTTTCAAGGAATAATGGATAGAAAAGAGTTCATTTTCCTTGTATTGGAGGACGATGATCAGCCAATAGGCTATACGTGGATTGAGTTAAGAATTTATCCCGATAATGCCTTTAAAAAAGCATATAAATCGGTATATGTGCATCAAATAAGTATCGCAGAAAACCATAGAAAACAAGGGTTCGGTTCTAAGTTGATGGACGAAATTACAGATATTGCAAAAGCAAACGGCATTAGTAAGAGTAAGATTGAATTAGATTATTGGTTCGATAATGAAATAGCGAAGAATTTTTATTTGAAGAATGATTTTGTGAAATATCGAGAATTTGTATACAAGGACATATCATGCTAA
- a CDS encoding Type 1 glutamine amidotransferase-like domain-containing protein → MKLLLTSAGINNKSIHDTLIDMLGKPIADCNALCIPTAMYGHPWVGPGVKAWEFISGKEENPMVNLGWKSVGVLELTALPSIDEERWVPLVRETDVLLVSGGDALYLCHWMRQSGLADLLPSLPAVYVGMSAGSMVMAPNIGDFFVGWTPPNSGDETLGLVDFAMFPHLEHEMLPHNTMANAEKWAAGMQGPAYAMDDQTAIKVIDGEVEVISEGHWKLFSH, encoded by the coding sequence ATGAAATTACTACTTACATCTGCAGGCATCAATAACAAAAGCATACATGACACGCTGATTGACATGCTGGGCAAGCCAATCGCCGACTGCAACGCCCTGTGCATCCCCACCGCGATGTACGGACACCCCTGGGTTGGCCCCGGCGTCAAAGCATGGGAGTTCATCAGCGGGAAAGAAGAGAATCCCATGGTCAACCTGGGCTGGAAGTCCGTCGGCGTGTTGGAGCTAACGGCGCTGCCAAGTATCGACGAAGAACGCTGGGTGCCGCTGGTCCGGGAGACGGACGTCCTGCTGGTGTCGGGTGGCGACGCCCTCTACCTGTGCCATTGGATGCGGCAATCCGGGCTGGCAGACCTCTTGCCGTCGCTGCCCGCAGTCTATGTGGGAATGAGTGCAGGGAGCATGGTGATGGCACCAAACATCGGGGACTTCTTCGTTGGCTGGACTCCACCCAATAGTGGTGATGAAACGCTTGGACTTGTCGATTTTGCAATGTTCCCGCATTTGGAACACGAGATGCTGCCGCATAACACGATGGCTAATGCAGAGAAATGGGCCGCCGGGATGCAAGGGCCGGCGTATGCAATGGATGATCAAACCGCCATCAAAGTGATTGACGGAGAGGTCGAAGTTATCTCCGAAGGACATTGGAAACTGTTTTCGCACTGA
- a CDS encoding GrpB family protein → MRKVEVCSYNEMWSFMFAEEAEKLKAILGQEMAGIHHIGSTSVPGLTAKPIIDIMPVVKDIHRVDPFNEVMKKIGYEPKGENGIPGRRYFQKGGDNRTHHVHIYQVGSDEIERHLAFRDYLREHPDVVKSYGDLKMKLAGQFPYDIESYINGKDQPVREIEAEALKWKMDIHT, encoded by the coding sequence GTGAGAAAAGTGGAAGTGTGCTCGTACAATGAAATGTGGAGTTTCATGTTTGCGGAAGAAGCAGAAAAACTAAAAGCCATTTTAGGACAAGAAATGGCAGGCATTCACCACATTGGAAGTACTTCTGTACCTGGATTAACAGCCAAACCGATTATAGACATTATGCCTGTCGTAAAGGATATTCATAGGGTGGATCCATTCAATGAAGTGATGAAGAAAATCGGATACGAACCGAAAGGGGAGAATGGAATACCCGGAAGAAGGTACTTTCAAAAAGGTGGAGACAATCGGACGCATCACGTACATATTTATCAAGTTGGAAGTGATGAAATAGAACGCCATTTGGCCTTTCGGGATTATTTACGAGAACATCCAGATGTAGTGAAGAGTTATGGGGATTTAAAAATGAAATTGGCAGGACAATTTCCATATGATATTGAATCCTATATTAATGGTAAGGATCAACCGGTTAGGGAAATAGAGGCAGAAGCACTGAAATGGAAAATGGATATTCATACATAA
- a CDS encoding fumarylacetoacetate hydrolase family protein: MMNIKNIYCIGRNYALHAKELNNAVPTSPFLFSKPTHAVAFANGQEVILPVDRGPVHYETELVLHIGQEYQKGISVDEIVDQMALGIDFTLRDVQSQLKEQRYPWLLAKGFPNSALLTKFIEFPGEDACKNTNFSLLKNGQQVQIGNITNLLFDLQTIIDFTAKHFGLGKGDIIFTGTPEGVGPISDGDTLSLIWGEETLGQSIVRLV; encoded by the coding sequence ATGATGAACATTAAAAATATCTATTGTATTGGAAGAAATTATGCTTTACATGCAAAGGAATTAAATAATGCGGTACCAACTTCGCCATTTTTATTTTCTAAGCCAACACACGCTGTTGCTTTTGCAAATGGACAAGAGGTAATACTACCGGTAGATAGAGGGCCGGTGCATTATGAAACGGAGCTGGTTCTTCATATTGGTCAAGAGTATCAAAAAGGGATTTCTGTTGACGAAATTGTTGATCAAATGGCACTAGGGATTGATTTTACATTAAGAGATGTACAAAGTCAGTTAAAAGAACAGCGTTATCCATGGTTATTAGCAAAGGGTTTTCCAAATTCAGCTCTACTCACGAAATTTATTGAATTTCCCGGAGAAGATGCATGTAAAAACACAAATTTCAGTTTGCTAAAGAATGGGCAGCAAGTTCAAATCGGCAATATCACCAATTTACTTTTTGATTTACAAACGATCATTGACTTCACAGCTAAGCATTTTGGATTAGGGAAAGGGGACATCATATTCACAGGTACCCCGGAAGGCGTTGGTCCGATTTCCGATGGTGATACCCTTTCATTAATATGGGGCGAAGAAACACTTGGGCAAAGTATT